From Leifsonia sp. fls2-241-R2A-40a, one genomic window encodes:
- a CDS encoding TetR/AcrR family transcriptional regulator → MLDEMTDRPKLTAKGARTRARIVQAAAALIHERGVAGATLEDVKVAAEVSGSQMYHYFPDKNELVQAVIDYQAETIVENHRQALSSDNGVETWRNMVITGVSQDQGKGGCPLGSLVGQLAESDPEARARIATGFDQWAATISEGLRSLHADGELPSGIDPDDLATTFLAALEGGLLLAQAERNPRPYETAVNTLLALTIGGAPRSTSSRRD, encoded by the coding sequence GTGCTTGACGAGATGACAGACCGACCCAAACTCACCGCCAAAGGCGCGCGCACGCGGGCGCGAATTGTGCAGGCGGCGGCGGCCCTGATTCATGAGCGTGGCGTGGCCGGCGCCACCTTGGAGGACGTCAAGGTGGCGGCGGAAGTCAGCGGCTCGCAGATGTACCACTACTTCCCCGACAAGAACGAGCTCGTACAGGCGGTCATCGACTACCAGGCGGAGACCATCGTCGAGAACCACCGGCAGGCCCTCAGCAGCGACAACGGAGTCGAGACCTGGCGGAACATGGTAATCACCGGAGTGAGTCAGGACCAGGGCAAGGGAGGCTGCCCGCTTGGTTCGCTGGTCGGTCAACTAGCCGAGAGCGACCCCGAGGCCCGCGCGCGCATCGCGACAGGGTTTGATCAGTGGGCCGCGACTATCAGCGAAGGACTCAGGTCCCTCCACGCCGACGGGGAACTTCCGTCTGGCATCGATCCGGATGACCTCGCCACCACCTTTCTCGCAGCTCTTGAAGGAGGGCTTCTGCTTGCTCAGGCGGAGCGGAATCCTCGCCCGTATGAGACTGCGGTCAACACTCTCCTCGCCCTCACGATCGGCGGCGCGCCACGATCTACCTCCAGCCGCCGCGACTGA
- a CDS encoding DUF1330 domain-containing protein: MSAYLVVEFTVKDPEVYRDEYSASAGKTAKKAGAEPVAGGPWEILDGEPTLSSGAIMRFPDREAALTWYNSPEYQELIEVRGAAMDARFRLIDGVPEQTA, translated from the coding sequence ATGAGCGCATACCTTGTCGTCGAATTCACGGTCAAGGACCCTGAGGTCTATCGCGACGAATACAGCGCCAGTGCTGGGAAGACCGCGAAGAAGGCCGGTGCCGAGCCTGTCGCCGGCGGCCCGTGGGAGATCCTGGACGGCGAGCCCACGCTGTCCTCGGGGGCGATCATGCGGTTCCCCGACCGTGAAGCGGCCCTGACCTGGTACAACTCTCCTGAATACCAGGAGCTGATCGAGGTTCGCGGTGCCGCTATGGATGCCCGATTCCGCCTGATCGATGGCGTGCCGGAGCAGACCGCCTGA
- a CDS encoding SDR family NAD(P)-dependent oxidoreductase yields MSKFSDQFAGRLDGQTVLVTGAKGGIGYETAQGAGNSGATVLVHARGADNAQQAVERLASTGNGKGAYIALAGDLGSLAGVRDLVDAVHHVSPRGLNGLVNNAGAAFSRRALSPDGYERTIAINHVALAALTGGLLDALRRGADDFGTPSRVVNMTAVIEKQGNPITDWSYPGKFTQIQAYGDAKLLALMYTYALARRHEGDGLTFNAVSPGAVKTTLGSKAGGPFKIIQALTNPFIGPPEKGSRGVVRLLADPELATATGGYYSSAQLKKSSEKSRDRAAQERVYEQTEREVRVDR; encoded by the coding sequence ATGAGCAAGTTCTCCGACCAATTCGCTGGAAGGCTCGACGGTCAGACCGTCTTAGTCACCGGCGCCAAGGGCGGGATCGGCTATGAGACCGCGCAAGGCGCCGGCAACAGCGGTGCTACCGTCCTGGTTCACGCACGAGGCGCCGACAATGCCCAGCAGGCAGTCGAGCGGCTGGCCAGCACCGGCAATGGCAAGGGGGCGTACATCGCCCTCGCGGGCGATCTCGGATCGCTTGCCGGCGTCCGGGATTTGGTTGATGCCGTGCACCACGTCAGCCCACGGGGATTGAACGGACTGGTCAACAACGCGGGTGCCGCGTTCTCCAGGAGAGCACTGTCGCCCGACGGGTACGAGCGGACCATCGCCATCAATCACGTCGCGCTGGCGGCACTGACCGGCGGCCTGCTCGACGCGCTCCGGAGGGGTGCTGATGATTTCGGGACGCCCTCGCGGGTCGTGAATATGACGGCGGTGATCGAGAAGCAGGGCAACCCGATCACCGATTGGAGTTACCCGGGCAAGTTCACTCAGATCCAGGCCTACGGCGATGCCAAATTGCTGGCCCTGATGTACACCTACGCTCTGGCTCGCCGCCATGAGGGCGACGGTCTGACGTTCAACGCCGTCAGCCCCGGAGCGGTCAAAACCACGCTCGGCAGCAAAGCCGGTGGGCCATTCAAAATCATCCAGGCGTTGACCAATCCTTTCATCGGACCGCCGGAGAAGGGGTCGCGCGGGGTCGTGCGGCTGCTTGCCGACCCCGAGCTCGCGACTGCCACCGGGGGCTACTACAGCTCCGCGCAGCTCAAGAAGTCCTCTGAGAAGTCTCGCGACCGTGCCGCTCAAGAGCGCGTGTACGAGCAGACTGAACGCGAAGTGCGCGTCGATCGTTGA
- a CDS encoding VOC family protein, producing MATLPFPEEGIALTHFIVSTDLERSARFYSEVLGGEIVMSGGPWMVQLANSWIIMNEGGGPTEDKPTVTLEAPTDPDRVSAFLNIRVADIQEIYKTWSAKGAEFLTPPMDRGAEIRCYVRDPDGHLIEVGQVVNR from the coding sequence GTGGCTACACTCCCTTTCCCTGAAGAAGGCATCGCCCTCACCCATTTCATCGTCTCAACCGACCTCGAGCGTTCGGCCCGGTTCTACTCGGAAGTTCTGGGTGGAGAGATCGTCATGAGCGGGGGCCCGTGGATGGTCCAGCTCGCGAACTCGTGGATCATCATGAACGAGGGCGGCGGCCCGACCGAGGACAAGCCGACGGTCACCCTCGAAGCCCCGACCGACCCGGACCGGGTCAGTGCGTTCCTGAACATCCGCGTCGCCGACATCCAAGAGATCTACAAGACGTGGTCCGCTAAGGGCGCAGAGTTTCTCACCCCACCGATGGACCGCGGTGCCGAGATCCGCTGCTACGTGCGCGATCCCGACGGCCACCTCATCGAGGTGGGACAAGTCGTGAACCGGTAG
- a CDS encoding YdeI/OmpD-associated family protein, which translates to MPSFRATILQARKTATGIPVPDEVVAELGAGKKPAVTVRLGSYEYRSTIARMGEQYLIPLSAEHRAASGVSAGDEVDVVVVLDVLPREVPLPPEVREAFESDPALERAYAALSYSRQRALVEPVDQAKTAETRQRRVEKVLAELASAN; encoded by the coding sequence ATGCCATCGTTTCGTGCGACGATTCTGCAGGCTCGTAAGACTGCCACCGGGATCCCGGTTCCGGATGAGGTCGTCGCGGAACTCGGGGCCGGTAAGAAGCCGGCGGTAACGGTGAGGCTGGGGTCGTACGAGTACCGATCGACGATCGCCCGAATGGGCGAGCAGTACCTGATACCCCTCAGCGCGGAACATCGTGCCGCTTCGGGTGTGAGCGCCGGCGACGAGGTCGATGTCGTCGTCGTGCTCGATGTCCTGCCTCGCGAGGTGCCGCTGCCCCCGGAGGTTCGGGAAGCGTTCGAGTCGGATCCTGCATTGGAGCGCGCGTACGCTGCCCTGTCCTACAGCCGCCAGCGGGCTCTCGTCGAGCCCGTCGATCAGGCGAAGACGGCGGAGACGAGGCAGCGACGGGTGGAGAAGGTTCTGGCGGAACTCGCGTCAGCGAACTGA
- the glsA gene encoding glutaminase A, whose product MAYLERQIPLPDFSTDAVHSDEVPAQENVVSTGNLPDVERVHALIETAHERYRSLNDGKVADYIPSLGEADPALFGISVCGVGGQTTSVGDSSHPFSIQSISKVFVFALVCHELGHAEVSRRVGVNNTGLPFNSVMALELSDGDPRNPLVNAGAITTTSLAPGSTAAEKWDFVQRGLSRFAGRHLEIDHEVYASESATNQRNMAIARLLQSYGRMQFDPIQATDVYTRQCSLLVTAEDLAVMAATLADGGVNPITQDKVIDASVCRDTLAVMATSGLYEFSGDWLFEVGIPAKSGVSGGIVTVAPGKGGLGTFSPRLDPAGNSVRGQRAARFLSHSLGLDIFASTPNGT is encoded by the coding sequence ATGGCCTACCTTGAACGACAGATCCCGCTGCCCGATTTCTCAACAGACGCCGTCCACTCGGACGAAGTGCCCGCGCAGGAGAATGTGGTCTCCACGGGCAACCTTCCCGACGTCGAACGAGTCCACGCACTCATCGAAACCGCCCACGAACGCTACCGCAGCCTGAACGACGGGAAGGTCGCCGACTACATCCCCTCGCTCGGTGAAGCAGACCCGGCCCTCTTCGGCATCAGCGTGTGCGGTGTCGGAGGCCAAACGACGAGCGTCGGCGACTCTAGCCACCCCTTCTCGATACAGTCGATCTCCAAGGTGTTCGTGTTCGCCCTGGTTTGTCATGAACTGGGGCACGCGGAAGTGTCGCGCCGCGTCGGCGTCAACAACACGGGCCTCCCGTTCAACTCGGTCATGGCTCTTGAACTCAGCGACGGCGACCCCAGGAATCCTCTCGTCAACGCGGGCGCGATCACGACGACGAGCCTGGCGCCTGGCTCGACGGCGGCAGAGAAGTGGGACTTCGTCCAACGGGGACTCTCCCGCTTCGCCGGGCGACACCTTGAAATCGACCATGAGGTCTACGCATCGGAGTCGGCCACCAACCAGCGCAATATGGCGATTGCCCGGCTCCTTCAAAGTTACGGGCGGATGCAATTCGACCCGATTCAGGCGACCGACGTCTACACCAGGCAGTGCTCACTCCTGGTGACCGCCGAGGACCTGGCCGTCATGGCCGCCACTCTCGCTGATGGAGGTGTCAACCCGATCACCCAGGATAAGGTCATCGATGCATCCGTCTGCCGGGACACGCTCGCCGTAATGGCGACGAGCGGGCTCTACGAGTTCTCCGGAGACTGGCTATTCGAAGTGGGCATTCCAGCAAAAAGCGGTGTCTCGGGCGGGATCGTCACGGTCGCACCGGGCAAGGGCGGACTCGGAACGTTCTCACCGCGCCTCGACCCCGCCGGCAACAGCGTGCGGGGGCAGCGGGCGGCCCGCTTCCTCTCTCATTCACTCGGCCTCGACATTTTCGCTTCGACCCCGAATGGAACTTGA
- a CDS encoding DUF1269 domain-containing protein, which yields MTDATSTPRDGTDAAAGVNAAGISDGAYTLIAADFADTDIAMEAYEALKKVEDGATVKIDGVVVVRRDAAGKLEVQKATDHSTRDGLTWGAVGGAVLGVLFPPSIIASAVVVGAGGGLIGKLRERHHKKELEKELEEAIAPGHSGIIALVSNPGEVKIRKALEKADRIVEKAIDDAAAADIKAAGKDSDSAAGSGGAADAPSATESNSAEKN from the coding sequence ATGACCGATGCAACATCCACCCCACGCGACGGGACCGACGCGGCCGCCGGCGTGAATGCGGCGGGCATCAGCGACGGCGCCTACACGCTGATCGCCGCCGATTTCGCCGACACCGACATCGCCATGGAGGCGTACGAAGCACTGAAAAAGGTCGAGGACGGCGCCACAGTCAAGATCGACGGGGTCGTCGTCGTCAGACGGGATGCCGCCGGCAAGCTCGAAGTGCAGAAGGCCACCGACCACAGCACTCGCGACGGCCTCACCTGGGGCGCTGTCGGCGGGGCGGTCCTGGGTGTACTCTTCCCGCCGTCGATCATCGCCAGCGCCGTAGTGGTGGGCGCCGGCGGCGGCCTCATCGGCAAGCTGCGCGAGCGCCACCACAAGAAGGAGCTCGAAAAGGAGCTCGAGGAGGCGATCGCGCCCGGGCACTCCGGCATCATCGCCCTCGTCTCGAATCCCGGTGAGGTCAAGATCCGCAAGGCGCTCGAGAAGGCCGACCGGATCGTCGAGAAGGCTATCGACGACGCCGCCGCAGCGGACATCAAGGCAGCGGGCAAAGACTCGGACAGCGCCGCCGGCTCCGGTGGTGCGGCCGACGCACCCTCCGCCACCGAGAGCAATTCTGCCGAGAAGAATTAG
- a CDS encoding SDR family oxidoreductase — MFGSNDLRVALVTGGSGGIGKASCERLAAAGMAVAVHYAGNRSKAEAIVSSIVNAGGRALAVGGDVADEAEMVAAFDAVEAEFGGIDVVVNTAGIMLLGPLASFDLDDLDRMHRVNIRGTFVVSQQAVRRVRSGGAIINFSTSVSKLQFPGYSAYAASKGAVNAMTLILARELRGKDVTVNAVAPGPTATDLFLDGKNDDEIGGLAKVSPLERLGTPEDIADTVAFLAGPGHWVNGQIIYVNGGAI; from the coding sequence ATGTTCGGCTCGAATGACCTCCGGGTCGCGCTGGTGACAGGCGGCTCGGGCGGAATCGGTAAGGCGAGTTGCGAGCGTCTCGCTGCTGCGGGAATGGCGGTCGCTGTCCACTACGCAGGCAACAGATCGAAGGCCGAAGCGATCGTCTCATCCATCGTGAATGCGGGCGGCCGGGCTCTCGCAGTCGGTGGTGACGTCGCCGACGAGGCCGAGATGGTTGCGGCGTTCGATGCGGTGGAGGCGGAGTTCGGCGGCATCGACGTCGTCGTGAATACGGCGGGGATCATGTTGCTAGGGCCGCTGGCGTCGTTTGATCTCGACGACCTGGACCGGATGCACCGGGTCAACATCCGCGGAACCTTCGTGGTGTCGCAGCAGGCGGTTCGCCGGGTGCGGTCCGGCGGCGCGATCATCAACTTCTCGACCTCGGTGTCGAAGCTGCAGTTCCCCGGGTATTCCGCCTACGCCGCCAGCAAGGGCGCCGTGAACGCGATGACCCTCATTCTCGCCCGTGAACTGCGCGGGAAGGACGTCACGGTGAATGCGGTGGCGCCCGGCCCCACGGCGACCGATCTGTTTCTCGACGGCAAGAACGACGACGAGATCGGGGGACTGGCGAAGGTGTCCCCGCTGGAGCGGCTCGGCACCCCGGAGGATATCGCCGACACGGTCGCGTTCCTCGCCGGCCCCGGCCACTGGGTGAACGGCCAGATCATCTATGTCAACGGTGGGGCGATCTAG
- a CDS encoding DUF6457 domain-containing protein produces the protein MTELSEWMTILNAELGTDVSPEIVSAVLELARDAAHNVVRRAAPLSAYLAGYAAGVARAEAFELETAIAILQRAARLAAKR, from the coding sequence ATGACGGAGCTTTCCGAGTGGATGACCATCCTCAACGCTGAGCTGGGCACCGACGTCTCGCCCGAGATCGTGTCCGCGGTGCTCGAGCTGGCGCGCGACGCCGCCCACAACGTGGTGCGGCGAGCCGCGCCCCTCTCGGCGTACCTGGCCGGCTACGCGGCGGGGGTCGCGCGAGCCGAAGCGTTCGAACTGGAGACGGCGATCGCGATACTCCAGCGGGCAGCGCGACTGGCCGCGAAACGCTGA
- a CDS encoding NTP transferase domain-containing protein — protein MSVAAVILAGGRARRLGMPKPTVVIGGETLLDRAVRATRAVPTVVVGPVEPIAKYALLGSVSITREDPPFSGPAAAIAAGLDEIARRAVIADRILVVACDLARAPEAVALLLAHEWHGDGATFGDGVAFLDGSGRPQWLCGVYRATTLRAECSRLRRKTGLDSLPARLLFERLQLTFLPDPDGLAFDIDTPADLAAARARTPA, from the coding sequence ATGAGTGTGGCCGCGGTCATTCTCGCGGGCGGCCGGGCTCGACGGCTCGGGATGCCGAAACCGACGGTCGTCATCGGCGGCGAGACACTTCTGGACCGTGCAGTGCGAGCAACGCGCGCGGTGCCGACCGTCGTCGTGGGTCCGGTGGAGCCCATCGCTAAGTACGCGTTGCTCGGCTCGGTATCCATCACCCGGGAGGATCCGCCGTTCTCCGGTCCGGCTGCGGCCATCGCCGCCGGCCTCGACGAAATCGCTCGACGCGCGGTGATTGCCGACCGGATCCTGGTGGTCGCGTGCGATCTGGCCCGCGCACCCGAAGCGGTTGCCTTACTGCTCGCCCACGAATGGCACGGGGACGGAGCCACCTTCGGGGACGGGGTCGCCTTTCTCGACGGGTCCGGCCGACCGCAATGGCTGTGCGGCGTCTATCGCGCGACGACGCTGCGTGCCGAATGCTCCCGCCTCCGCCGGAAAACGGGACTCGACTCTCTCCCGGCGCGCCTCCTCTTCGAGCGGTTGCAGCTGACATTCCTGCCGGACCCCGACGGCCTGGCTTTCGACATCGATACCCCAGCCGATCTGGCGGCCGCACGAGCAAGGACACCGGCATGA
- the glp gene encoding gephyrin-like molybdotransferase Glp: MDAIAHTVETYRAAVLGLVRPLAAERVQVAAAVGRVLAEQTIARTPVPRFDNAAMDGYAVREADVEGTTPGRPASLVVTACAPAGHRHGRLVVGPGEAVQIMTGAPIPEGADRVIPVEESSTGSFVDRGKVLLWDAGKTHIRRTGEDIAAGDPLLSAGDELTARGLALLAATGHEEVLVHRRPRVAVISSGDELSAQSAGAIPDSNAVYLRAAVESLGGIVSSCRLAADDPISVARVLDAAACEADLIVSTGGLGAGTRDLLGRMAQATLGGILARVAMRPGRPQALGTWSGVPWLALPGTPTAAFVSFEAFVRPALNRLSGRPVSAGPAAETVSEGWSGSPGAVRFVPLDVSDSPGGLSIRPMGHPGRAAHALSAMFAAPLIGVVGAETGDVRAGQLLRVIEPA, encoded by the coding sequence ATGGATGCGATCGCACACACTGTCGAGACCTATCGCGCCGCGGTGCTCGGCCTGGTCCGTCCCCTCGCCGCCGAACGCGTCCAGGTGGCCGCGGCCGTCGGCCGGGTGCTTGCCGAGCAGACGATCGCCCGCACCCCTGTGCCCAGGTTCGACAACGCGGCGATGGACGGATACGCCGTGCGGGAAGCCGATGTCGAGGGGACCACACCCGGGCGTCCGGCGAGTCTCGTCGTCACCGCATGCGCGCCGGCCGGCCACCGGCATGGCCGGCTCGTGGTCGGGCCGGGGGAGGCGGTGCAGATCATGACAGGCGCGCCGATCCCAGAGGGTGCCGACCGTGTGATCCCGGTCGAAGAGTCGTCAACCGGGAGCTTCGTCGACCGCGGGAAGGTGCTGCTCTGGGATGCGGGGAAGACTCACATCCGCCGCACCGGCGAGGACATCGCGGCGGGCGACCCGCTGCTGTCGGCGGGGGATGAGCTCACAGCACGCGGTCTCGCACTGCTCGCTGCAACCGGCCACGAAGAGGTGCTCGTGCACCGACGGCCCCGGGTCGCGGTGATCTCGTCCGGGGACGAGCTCTCCGCGCAGAGTGCGGGGGCCATTCCGGACTCGAACGCCGTCTATCTGCGCGCCGCCGTCGAGTCGCTCGGCGGCATCGTGAGCAGCTGTCGGCTCGCCGCCGACGATCCGATATCGGTCGCGCGCGTGCTCGACGCCGCGGCATGCGAGGCGGACCTGATCGTCTCGACCGGAGGTCTCGGCGCCGGGACCCGTGACCTGCTCGGCCGGATGGCCCAAGCGACACTGGGCGGGATCCTCGCACGGGTGGCGATGCGTCCCGGACGCCCGCAGGCTCTCGGGACGTGGTCCGGCGTTCCCTGGCTTGCGCTCCCTGGAACCCCGACCGCCGCGTTCGTATCCTTCGAGGCCTTCGTCCGGCCGGCACTCAACAGGCTCTCCGGACGTCCGGTCTCGGCGGGACCCGCGGCCGAGACGGTCTCAGAGGGCTGGAGCGGGTCGCCGGGCGCCGTCCGGTTCGTGCCCCTCGACGTATCCGACAGCCCGGGTGGGCTGTCCATCCGTCCGATGGGGCACCCCGGGCGGGCCGCTCACGCCCTGTCGGCGATGTTCGCCGCCCCATTGATCGGAGTCGTCGGTGCAGAGACCGGCGACGTGCGCGCCGGGCAGCTCCTGCGGGTCATCGAGCCCGCATGA
- a CDS encoding MFS transporter: MTSTVSGHTGTPAAPAPLVVRPGRWIDGWNAEDRAQWEAGGAAIAQRNLRWSIFAEFLGFVVWQLWSIVVVSLPAAGFHFDTAQTFWLISMPSLVGATLRFPYTFMVPRFGGRNWTIISAALLLIPTIGLAVCVSNPQTPFGVMLLVAALAGFGGGNFASSMANITFFYPQRKKGWALGLNAAGGNLGAAVAQFAVPIVITIGAGASLQLPLAGLIWVPLIIVAIVGAWRRMDNLSHAKADLKASLTALRAPELWLMSLLYIGTFGSFIGFSSVFPKLIADQFPAFSAFPLGGATLSLAFLGALVGSLARPFGGRLADRFGGSTVTIAAFVVMALGATAVILTLPLDDFWLFLGFFLVLFIASGAGNGATYRMIPTLFALRSGAPDGHNSAGDVPAQRTAAAALGMVSAFGAYGGFVIPQVLGLSKSTTGGYEAGLGWFVAAYAVLLAITVAIAVHGRRRGVRI, encoded by the coding sequence ATGACCAGCACCGTCTCCGGCCACACCGGAACACCGGCCGCTCCCGCTCCTCTCGTCGTCCGGCCCGGCCGCTGGATCGACGGCTGGAACGCAGAAGACCGGGCACAATGGGAGGCCGGGGGCGCTGCCATCGCGCAGCGCAATCTGCGCTGGTCGATCTTCGCCGAATTCCTCGGCTTCGTCGTCTGGCAGCTCTGGTCGATCGTCGTCGTCTCGCTCCCCGCTGCGGGATTCCACTTCGATACCGCGCAGACTTTCTGGCTGATCTCGATGCCGAGCCTGGTCGGGGCGACGCTGCGCTTCCCCTACACGTTCATGGTGCCCCGATTCGGCGGCCGCAACTGGACGATCATCTCGGCGGCCCTGCTGCTCATCCCGACCATCGGACTCGCGGTCTGCGTCTCGAACCCGCAGACCCCGTTCGGCGTGATGCTGCTCGTGGCCGCGCTGGCCGGGTTCGGCGGCGGCAACTTCGCCAGCTCCATGGCCAACATCACCTTCTTCTACCCGCAACGAAAGAAGGGCTGGGCGCTCGGGCTCAACGCCGCCGGCGGCAATCTCGGAGCGGCCGTCGCGCAGTTCGCGGTGCCGATCGTCATCACGATCGGGGCCGGTGCGTCTCTGCAGCTGCCGCTCGCCGGTCTGATCTGGGTGCCGTTGATCATCGTCGCGATCGTCGGCGCGTGGCGTCGGATGGACAACCTGTCCCATGCCAAGGCCGATCTGAAGGCCTCGCTCACCGCGCTTCGCGCCCCAGAGCTGTGGCTGATGTCACTTCTCTACATCGGCACCTTCGGGTCGTTCATCGGCTTCTCGAGCGTGTTCCCCAAACTCATCGCCGACCAGTTCCCCGCCTTCAGCGCCTTCCCGCTCGGAGGCGCCACCCTCTCGCTCGCGTTCCTCGGCGCACTGGTCGGATCGCTCGCGCGGCCCTTCGGCGGCCGACTCGCCGACCGGTTCGGCGGCAGCACCGTGACGATCGCAGCCTTCGTCGTCATGGCCCTGGGCGCGACGGCGGTCATCCTCACCCTCCCGCTCGACGACTTCTGGCTGTTCCTCGGGTTCTTCCTCGTCCTCTTCATCGCCAGCGGCGCGGGCAACGGCGCGACCTACCGGATGATCCCCACGCTGTTCGCGCTGCGCTCCGGCGCTCCGGACGGCCACAACAGTGCCGGCGACGTCCCCGCTCAACGGACCGCAGCCGCGGCCCTCGGAATGGTGTCGGCGTTCGGTGCGTACGGCGGCTTCGTCATCCCGCAGGTGCTCGGCCTTTCCAAATCCACCACGGGTGGGTACGAAGCCGGGCTCGGCTGGTTCGTCGCGGCCTACGCCGTGCTTCTCGCGATCACCGTCGCGATCGCGGTGCACGGCCGCCGCCGCGGGGTGCGGATCTGA